The genomic DNA ATTGATGGAAGTTTACAAAGTGGAGGTAAAATTATATTAACTTTTCCCTCATTTATTAAGGTGTTGTTAAAACTTTCAAACTAACTTAGATGTATATATTAGAGGCTCTTAAATATGAGCTTTTCTtaaatttgggggtttattATGCTTGATTTGAACTCCTATTAGACAAACTCAGAGCAAAgtgttctttccttttgtctctAACTGGAAAATCAGCCTCtgaggtttgggcttttttcacTTGAAACACAACTGAGTTCTGTGCATGAGATTTTCTTATCCCCTCTAATGTAGGGCCTGAAATCTGCGATTCAGTTTATACAAAcatggttaatttttttttttttctcagggaaaGTTCTTGTCCATGGGAATGCAGGGATTTCTAGAAGGTAGGAAATGATCCATCATGATATGAATACTTTTAAACaattaaaaggtattttactgatttttatttggcctttttttccagtgctgcctTAGTTATTGCATACATAATGGAAACATTTGGGGTGAAGTACAGGTAAGAAGAGCTATTCAGGTTTTAATTCAGGTGGTGTGAGAGAATAATTATTTTGGAGGGAAcagaagctgctgtgttttcagtctCAGTGCCTTACCTAAGACTTTTCCAGGGGCTGATTATTCGATTTTACTTCTTTGCTGTGGCCAAGCAATTTCGGTTGTAAAAATCAGTTAATGGATCCAGTTCTGGGTAGAGTTTAGAGGTTCTATAGTGCTGAAAAACTGATAATCTGAAGGAAGACTCAAACCACTGAGACTTTAATCTGTTTTTCActgatgtgtttttctcttcttttaaagGGATGCATTTACTTATGTCCAAGAAAGAAGATTCTGTATTAATCCTAATGCTGGATTTGTCCATCAACTTCAggtgactttattttttattcttgatcataactgaaaagcaatttaatgAATCATCTTCCTGCCAAACAGACATTTACACAAATCTGCTTCAAGGAAATGTCAGGAGCTGGAGTAAAGCTTGGGAGGAAGATGAGTGGGCACCTCAGTTCCTTAGTCTTAAGCTTTGGACAAAGCAAATCCAGGAatggaggagaaataaaaatcctggTTTGTGCAGTGATTAAGAGGCTCTGAAATGTCttggctgaaggagctgcaagGGAAATGTTGTTTGTTCCTTAAAACCATTTCTTTAGTCATCCTtgaacttttccttttctctgactTCCTGATGCTTTTTGTCATTCATGTTGAAGCAACAAAGAATTCTTCCCCTCCAAAATCTGTGCCTGAATTAGCCCTGCTCATCCTTAGAAAGCTTTATACCAAAGTTACACCAATCACCATGTTTTGGACCGTTCCAGGAATATGAAGCCATCTATCTAGCAAAATTAACCATCCAGATGATGtcacctctgcagctggagagatCCCTCTCAGTCCCACCTGGCAGCACAGGTGAGAAGCTTCTCCTGCTGTGGGGGGATGTGAGGTGATTTTCAAGCAAACCTTTAGCAGCAGAATCCCAAACTCTTGGGAATGGCATTTGGTGTTCAAACTGAGTTTAAATTTCAGTGTGAAGTGTTTAAATATCCTAGTTTCCCATGGCTGAGGTTCCCTCTTGCCTCCTGCAGGAAGTTTGAAGAGGATGCACGAGGAGGATGAAGATCTTGGCACCATGCAGGTGGCCGCAGCACAGAACGGGTGATGGCTGAGGACAAGCAGTGAGGTCATAGTGAGAATTCCTGCCAAGAAAGGTGAAGAAAActaggagagaaaaacaaaacacaaaacaattaATGCAAAACAATGAACACACATAGCTTCTTTTCAATTACATGTTGCTTTCAGATGTAAATCTGCCTCTGCAACACACTAAGCATCATTTTTAAGATGTTGGACTTCTTGAATGAATAGATGGCACTGAttgttttgctccttttttacACTTTACAGTTTTGTTCTAAACCAAGATTTTTGGACTTGCAAAGAGGTATTATTGCAATAATGCACTTTTCATACTtgaaatttctttatttgtatGATATAAAGTTATTACTTTAAACAAAATGCAAGCGGGGGGGATTTGTTTATAAAGTTATTTGTGTAATTTATAACAAGAGACTTTAGTAAAGAAAAAGTTTGCTAAAATTCACCTTGTTCTCAGTATGTATTATGGCAAAAGTGTGCTTTAGGAACATAAAGATGGA from Sylvia atricapilla isolate bSylAtr1 chromosome 6, bSylAtr1.pri, whole genome shotgun sequence includes the following:
- the STYX gene encoding serine/threonine/tyrosine-interacting protein isoform X2, with amino-acid sequence MELAKPAFPALPQAKEDSKDWTYPMRREMQEILPGLFLGPYSSAMKSKLPILQKHGVTHVICIRQNIEANFIKPNFQQLFRYLVLDIADNPVENIIRFFPMTKEFIDGSLQSGGKVLVHGNAGISRSAALVIAYIMETFGVKYRDAFTYVQERRFCINPNAGFVHQLQTFTQICFKEMSGAGVKLGRKMSGHLSSLVLSFGQSKSRNGGEIKILVCAVIKRL
- the STYX gene encoding serine/threonine/tyrosine-interacting protein isoform X1, producing MELAKPAFPALPQAKEDSKDWTYPMRREMQEILPGLFLGPYSSAMKSKLPILQKHGVTHVICIRQNIEANFIKPNFQQLFRYLVLDIADNPVENIIRFFPMTKEFIDGSLQSGGKVLVHGNAGISRSAALVIAYIMETFGVKYRDAFTYVQERRFCINPNAGFVHQLQEYEAIYLAKLTIQMMSPLQLERSLSVPPGSTGSLKRMHEEDEDLGTMQVAAAQNG